GGGGTGCCGCTGACCGGTGACGAGTCACGCGAATCCTGGCCGATGAACTACAAGCTCCGAGAGCGCCGAGTCAAGCATTAGCCAGAAATCCGGCATTGCTTTCCTCGGCAAGCGTCGGGTGCATCGTGCCTGTACAGGGCCTATTTCGCGGGCGTAGATTCCGATCTGGGGTGGGGGTCGGATCGTTCGGAGGGAGCGGGGGAGATGTCAGAGCAGCAGGACAACATGGAATTGGTCAGGAAGGGTTACGAGGCGTTCTCCAGTGGGGATATCGAGACCGTCATGGCGTTGTTCGACGACGACGTGGAGTGGGTGCAGCCGGGGAACAGCACCATCAGTGGCACCTATCACGGCAAGGGCGAGGTGGCCCAGTACCTGGCCAACCTGGGCGCGAAGAGCCCGACGGTGACACTGAGTCGGCTGCTGGCCGACGGGGACACCGTGGTGGCGCTCACCGACGTCGCCGTCGGTGAGGAGAAGGGCAGCAACGCCGACGTGTTCACCATTCGCAACGGCAAGACGACGAGGGTCGAGATACACACCGACACCGCGTTGATGGAGCGGATCTACGGCACCAAGCAGCACGCGGCCCACTAGACCGAGAAAGACGAACGGTCGCTGCCGACAATGCCGGCAGCGACCGTTCGTCGTTTCCTGCGATCTAGTCGAGGTAGTCGCGCAGCACCTGCGAACGGCTCGGGTGGCGCAGCTTGCTCATGGTCTTCGACTCGATCTGGCGGATGCGCTCACGGGTGACCCCGTAAACCTGGCCGATCTCGTCGAGGGTGCGGGGCTGCCCGTCGGTCAGGCCGAAGCGCAGTCGCACGACGCCGGCTTCACGCTCGGACAGCGTCTCCAGCACCGACTGCAACTGGTCCTGCAGCAGCGTGAAGGAGACGGCATCCACGGCCACCACGGCCTCGGAGTCCTCGATGAAGTCACCGAGTTGGCTGTCACCCTCGTCACCGATGGTCTGGTCCAGGGAGATCGGTTCACGCGCGTACTGCTGGATCTCCAGCACCTTCTCCGGCGTGATGTCCATTTCCTTGGCCAGCTCTTCGGGCGTGGGCTCGCGGCCCAGGTCCTGCAGCAGCTCGCGCTGGATCCGGCCCAGCTTGTTGATCACCTCGACCATGTGCACCGGGATACGGATGGTGCGGGCCTGGTCGGCCATGGCGCGGGTGATGGCCTGCCGGATCCACCAGGTGGCGTAGGTGGAGAACTTGTAGCCCTTGGTGTAGTCGAACTTCTCCACCGCGCGGATCAGACCGAGGTTGCCCTCCTGGATCAGGTCCAGGAACGCCATGCCGCGGCCGGTGTAGCGCTTGGCCAGCGACACCACCAGGCGCAGGTTGGCCTCGAGCAGATGGTTCTTGGCGCGGTCGCCGTCCCGGCAGATCCACTGCATGTCGCGGCGCTGGGCGGCGGGCAGCTTCTCGCCCTTCTCGGCCATCTCGGACATCAGCTGGGTGGCGTACAGCCCGGCCTCGATGCGCTTGGCGAGTTCGACTTCTTCTTCGGCGTTGAGCAGTGCGACCTTGCCGATCTGCTTCAGGTACGCACGCACCGAGTCCGCCGACGCGGTGAGCTCGGCATCCTTGCGGGCCTGCCGCAGGGCCTCGGATTCCTCTTCGTCCCAGACGAAGTCTCCGGAGGCCTTGTCCTTCTCGGACGGTTCGGCGATCTCCTCGTCGGCCTTGGCGGGCTTGGCCTTGGCCTCGCCGGCTTCCTCGGTCTCGGCCTCTTCCTCGGCGTCTTCGGGCTCGTCGTCGGCGTCGAGGTCGTCGATCTCGACCTCTTCGAGGTCGTCGGGCTCTACCTCAAGGTCCTCGGTTTCGACATCCTCGCCGAGGGTGACGTCCTCGGCGGACTCGTCCTTCTTCGCGCGGGAGCCGGCGGCCTTCTTCGCGGGGGCCTTCTTCGCGGCACGCTTCACGGGCGCCTTGGTGGCGGCCTTGGCCGGCGCCTTCTTGGCAGGCGTCTTGGTGGCGGCGGTGGGCTTGGTCAGCTCTTCGGTTGCCGGGCTTTTTGTCGCTGCCACGTACACCCTCTCGGTCTTGCGGTTCGGTGACGCGCGCAGGCGCCATCGAAAAGTTGTCGGCTGTCTCGAATAATGGCGTTTGATCTCTGCTGGGATATCCGCCGGTTATGTCGGTAGGCGGCCGCCATCGACCATTGTAACGACACTGTGGGGGTGCGCCGCGCCGAGTAGGGAATTCACTGGACGTGGACGCCCTGCGAGGCCATCGCCGCGCCGACGATACCGGCGCTGTTGAGCAGGGCGGCGGGCACCACCGGGGTGCGGTTGCGCAGCATCGGTATCCACCGGTCGGCCTTGCGGCTGATGCCGCCGCCCGCGATGAACAGGTCGGGCCAGATCGCGTTCTCGATGACGACCAGCACCTTGGTGACCTCCTCGGTCCAGCGCTGGTAGCTCCATTCCTTGCGTTCCTTGACCGAGGACGCGGCACGGTGCTCGGCCTCCTTGCCGCCGACCTCCAGGTGACCGAACTCGGTGTTGGGCAGCAGCACGCCGTTGTGGATGACGGCCGACCCGATGCCGGTGCCGAAGGTCAGCAGCACGATCAGCCCGGTGTTGTCCTTGCCGGCGCCGTAGTGCTCCTCGGCCAGGCCGGCGGCGTCGGCGTCGTTGAGCACCGTCACGGGCTGTCCGTCGAGTTCGGCACTGATCACCTGGGCCGCGTCGGTGCCGATCCAGCCCTTGTCGACGTTGGCCGCGGTCCGCACGATCCCGTCGGTCACCACGCCGGGATAGGTCACGCCCAGCTTGCCGGTCCAACCGAACTCGCGCACCACGGCGGCGACGGTCTTTGCGACCGCGGGCGGGGTGGCCGGCTGCGGGGTGGCCAGTTTGAAGCGGTCACCGATGAGCTCGCCGGTGTCCAGATCGACGAGGCCGCCCTTGATGCCGCTGCCGCCGACGTCGACGCCGAATCCGGTGTTGGTCGATGCGGTCACGGGAACGCTCCTAGCAGGCGGGGAGACAACAGAATTCGTCACCACAGTAATGGGTTGTGGTGCGATGTACCCATGAACGATCCAGTAGCCCTGCGGGCGGTGGCCGTCCGGCTGGCCGAGCAGGCCGCAACCTTCGTGCGCACCAGGCGGGCCGAGGTGTTCGGCGCCGGCGCGCAACAGGCCGACGCGATCCGCACCAAGAGCACCCCCACCGATCCGGTGACCGTGGTGGACACCGAGACCGAGCGGTTGCTGCGCGAACTGCTGGCCGAACACCGTCCCGGCGATCAGGTGCTGGGGGAGGAGGAGGGCGGCTCCGCGCAGGCCGCGCCGGGTGTCCCGGTCTGGGTGATCGACCCGATCGACGGAACGGTGAACTTCGTCTACGGCATCGAGGCCTACGCGGTGTCGGTGGGTGTGCAGATCGACGCTGTCGCGGTGGCCGGGGCGGTGGCCAATGCCGCAACCGGTGAGATCTACTCGGCCGCGCTCGGTCACGGTGCGACGGTGACCCGTGACGGGGTATCAACCACATTGCGCGTCAACGACATCGACGACCTGACGATGGCTCTGGTGGGTACCGGGTTCTCCTACGAGGCCGAGCAGCGCAGCCGGCAGGCCGCGGTGCTGGCAGGGCTGCTGCCGACGGTGCGCGATGTGCGGCGGATCGGGTCCTGCGCCCTGGATCTGTGCATGGTCGCGTCCGGGCGTCTCGACGCCTATTTCGAGGACGACGTGCACGTATGGGACTGGGCGGCCGGTGCGCTCATCGCGGCGGAGGCCGGCGCGGTGGTGCGATTGCCCGCGGGCGGGGGCAGTGCCGGCGATGCCCTGGTGGCCGCCGCGCCCGGGATTGCCGCCGCGCTGGACGCGGCCCTGCGACAGACCCGTTGACTCAGCAGGTGGCGCTGTGGATCTTGGTCAGCAGCGCCGCGTCGGCCGGCTGGGTGGCGTCCGGCCGCAGACCTGCCAGCATCGCGTCGATGTCGTCGCTGCGGCTGAACTCGGCGAACTCGGTGCCGACGGCGAGGTCCACCGAGTCGTCGGGCCGGCCGTCGAGGAACAGCTCGGTGCAGGGTGCGACCAGCCATACCGCCGCCGCGGCGGCCTTACCGGATTCCCCGAACCGGATCTGGCCCTGGCATTCCAGCCGGCCGTTGGCGTACACGGCGTCGTTGGCCGCGGTGGGCTGAGCGAAGCCGAGGTCGCGCAGCGCCCCGGAGACCTCCGCGGCCTGGCCGCCCTGACCGCTGGCGTTGAGGACCTGCACCTTGGTGTCGGCGAGGCGGGCCGGCATCACGTCGGCCATCTCGGCGGGGGGCACCTGCCGGCCGAGCGACACCGGGGCGGCGGTGCTGTCGGAGGCGGGCGGAGGGGGCGGGTTGCAGGCCACAGCTTCCTGCATCTCGGTCGACTGGTTGAGCGCGACGACCCACACCACGCCGGTCACCAAGGCAAGGACCACGAACAGGCACAGCACGGGGACATGGTTGCGGCGGCGGAACGGACGACCGTGTTTGTCGAACGCCGTGCCCTCGGTGATGGAAGCGACCACCCATGCACCTTAAGGGCTCGCGGCCGCGCCAAATGCCACGAGCAGCCTGGTGCTGTGATATAAATCACAGTCAATCTGGGTCGAATCCGGGCACGAATCATTTGGTGTAGGCGTTCGACGCTGGTACAAAGCACTGCTGCAAGGGTGCTGCACCGGTACCGGAGGGGATGAAAAATGGCTACCGACTACGACGCTCCACGGCGGACCGAGACCGACGATGTGTCCGAGGATTCGCTGGAAGAGCTCAAAGCGCGACGTAACGAGGCCCAGTCGGCCGTCGTTGACGTCGATGAATCAGAGTCCGCGGAATCGTTCGAACTCCCCGGCGCCGATCTTTCCGGCGAGGAACTCACGGTCCGGGTCGTCCCGAAACAGGCCGACGAGTTCACCTGCTCGAGCTGCTTTTTGGTTCACCACCGCAGCCGGCTGGCCAGCGAGAAGAACGGCCAGCCGATCTGCACCGACTGCGCGGCGTGACGCGCGGGGTCAGCTGCGCAGCGCGGCCAGCACCCGGTCGGGGTGTCGGCAGCTGACCAACCAGTACGGGGTGGGATCGTCGGGATCATCGAGCACGATCAGGACCATCGGTCCCACCCAGGCCTTGTGCAGGACGAAGGCGGCCGGGTCGAGTTGTCGGCCCAAGGCCGCCGACTTCGCCGATCTCGGCACCTCCGCCGACCGGGCGATGACGCTCACCGGCAGGTGGGCCTGTCCGGCCCACAGCTCCACCGCCGGTTTGGCATCGCCGGTGGTCTCATCTGCGACCACGCGGATCTCCGCCCGCCCGGCCCACATCAGGACGGCCGCGGCGGCGGGCAGCAGCACCGCGAACGGCAGCCATTCGGGCATGCCCTCCACGCCCATGTTCACTTCGGTGGCGATGAGGGCGGCAAGGCCCAATCCGGGCAGCCAGAACCACAGCGGCAGCCGCAGTCGCTCGCGGTAGCGCACGGTTTGGGTGGTAGCACGCGTGTCAGACACGTGCCCAAGAGTAATCTCATCCGTCGTGCCTACTTCTCTGGCGGTTGTGAGATTGGATCGCGAACTCCCGATGCCCAGCCGCGCCCACGACGGTGATGCCGGCGTCGACCTGTTCAGCGCCATCGACGTGGAACTGGCCCCCGGCCACCGCAGCCTGGTTCCGACCGGGATCGCCGTGGCGATTCCGCACGGGATGGTCGGGCTGATTCACCCGCGGTCGGGATTGGCCACCCGCGTTGGGCTTTCGATCGTCAACACGCCGGGCACCGTCGATGCCGGTTACCGTGGTGAGATCAAGGTGACTTTGATCAACCTAGACCCGAAGGAGCCGATCGTGGTGCGGCGCGGTGACCGCATCGCACAGCTGCTGGTACAGCGCGTCGAGCTCCCGGAGCTGGTCGAGGTGTCATCATTCGATGAGGCCGGACTGGCCGACACCTCCCGTGGCGCAGGTGGTCACGGTTCATCTGGCGGACACTCGAGTTTGTGAAAGAGGACGATCAACGTGACTGACGAAGCCGAAGACTTCGACGGACCGTTCGACATCGAGGACTTCGATGACCCGGAGTCGGCCAAGCAGGCCCGGCTCGATCTCGGATCGGTCCTGGTTCCGATGCCCGCAGCCGGTCAGGTGCAGGTCGAACTGACCGACCAGGGCGTGCCCAGTTCGGTGTGGATCGTCACACCCAACGGGCGGTTCACCATCGCGGCCTACGCGGCCCCGAAGACGGCCGGGCTGTGGCGTGAGGTGGCCGCCGAGTTGGCCGATTCGCTGCGCAAGGACGGCGCCAAGGTCCGGATCGAGGACGGTCAGTGGGGCCGCGAGGTGATCGGCGCGAGCACGACCGCCCCGCAGGGGCAGCAGCCAGGTGTGGTCCGGTTCATCGGCGTGGACGGGTACCGGTGGATGATCCGTTGCGTGGTCAACGGGCTGCCGGACAAGGTCGACGCGCTCGCGGCCGAGGCCCGGGAAGCGTTGAAGGACACGGTGGTTCGCCGCGGTGACACCCCGCTGCCGGTGCGCACGCCGCTGACCGTGCAACTGCCCGAGGCGATGGCGGCCCAGCTGCGTGCAGCCGCCGAACAGGCTCAGGCGCAGGCATTGGCGCAAGCGCAGGCCCAGGGGCAGCTGCCGCCGGAACCCGCGGCGCGTCGCAGCGCCGAGGGCTCCGCGATGCAGCAGATGCGCAGCACCATCACCGGAGGCTAGGTCTCCAGCAGGGCGGCGACACACTGCGCGCCCAGCCGGGACGGGTCGGCCCCCATCTCGTCGAGTGTCACGGTGCGCAGCGCCGCGTACGGTGCGGCGGCGACCCATTCGACCGCGACGTCCACCGGGTGCACCGGGTCGCCGACGGCGGCCACCACACCCATCGGCGTCATCAGCGTCGTCAGCTGCGCCACGGTGGGCGCGACGTAGGCGGCGGCCTCGTCCATCGCGTCGGGCAGCCCCGGCCACTGCGCCAGCCAGGACCGGGTCAACTCGGCGGCCAGCCATGCCGGGGTGGACGTCTGCATCGCCGAGACGGTGGCCGACAATCCGTTCTCGCGGAGTTGATGGGCCGAGTGCCGTGCGGTCAGCGCCGCCGGGGCGTCTCCCGGCTCGCCGGACCAGGCGGGCAGCGCGACCAACAGGGCGGCGGCCCGACTGGGATGCGCCAACGCCCAGGACACCGCCACCGCGGCCCCGATGGACACCCCGCCGGCCACGATCGGCCCGGCGCCGCGTGCGGCCTCGTCGAGCGCCGCGAGGTACCCGGCGACCAGTCTGCTCGGATCCGGCGGGGGCGTGATCACCGTCGCACCGACATCGTGCAGGGCGCCGGAGAACGCCCGGTAGACGTAGTCGTCATCGGATCCGGTACCGGCGAGCAGAACCGTTGTCGCGCCGCGTAAGTTGACCGCCATCACACGATGGTGACACCTCGGGTGCGACACCCGCGCGTGACGTGGCGAATAGCAACCAACAGGTCTACGGTGGCGTTGGTCAGGTAGTGCATCCACCAGGGATTCACGGCAGGGAGAGGTATGGCTACGGCCGAAGGGTATCTGCGCCGGCTCACTCGTCGGCTGACGGAAGATCCCGAAAAACTCGACGTCGAGGAACTCAGCGACGAGGCCGCCGCCACCGGCGCGCAGCGGGCGATCGACTGCCGGCGCGGCCAGGAAGTCGTCATGGTCGGCACCCTGCGCAGCGTCGAGTGCAACGGTAAGGGCTGCGCGGGTGGTGTGCGCGCCGAGCTGTTCGACGGCACCGATGCGGTCACCCTGGTGTGGCTGGGCCAGCGACGGATCCCGGGCATCGAATCCGGACGCACGCTGCGCGTGCGCGGACGGATCGGCAAGCTGGACAGCGGTGCGAAGGCCATCTACAACCCCCTCTACGAGATCCAGAAGTGACGGAACCAGATACCGCGTCCTCGACCGAACAAGATCCGCCCAAGAAGGGTGCCCAGGCCGTACTGGAGCAGATGGGCGGCGTCAGCGGCCTGATCTACTCCTCGCTACCGGTGCTGGTGTTCGTGCCGGTGTCCACCAACGTGGGCCTGATGCCCGCCATCTACGCCGCGCTCGGCACCGCCGCGCTGGTCCTGGTGTGGCGCCTTATCCGCCGGGAGTCACTGCAGCCCGCGGTGTCGGGGTTCATGGGCGTCGGCATCAGCGCGCTGATCGCCTATCTGGTCGGCGAATCCAAGGGCTATTTCCTGCTGGGCATCTGGTCGTCGCTGGTCTGGGCGTCGGTGTTCGCGCTCTCGGTGCTGATCCGCCGGCCCGTGGTCGGCTACATCTGGGGCTGGGTCAACAACCATGACCGGGGCTGGCGGCAGGTGCGCCGCGCCGTGCTGGCCTTCGACATCGCCACCCTGACCTGGGTGGCGGTGTTCGCGTCACGTTTCGTGGTGCAGCACCACCTGTATGACGCCGACGAGACCGGTCTGCTCGGGGTCGCCCGGATCGCCATGGGCTGGCCGCTGACCGGTGTGGCCGCGGTCATCACCTATTTCGCCATCCGCACCGCGCAGAAGGCGCTGCGCGCGCACAGCCAGGTCTAGCGGGGCTGCGGGCGCAGCAGCAGTTCGCGCAGCTCGTC
This region of Mycolicibacterium diernhoferi genomic DNA includes:
- a CDS encoding DUF3159 domain-containing protein, which translates into the protein MTEPDTASSTEQDPPKKGAQAVLEQMGGVSGLIYSSLPVLVFVPVSTNVGLMPAIYAALGTAALVLVWRLIRRESLQPAVSGFMGVGISALIAYLVGESKGYFLLGIWSSLVWASVFALSVLIRRPVVGYIWGWVNNHDRGWRQVRRAVLAFDIATLTWVAVFASRFVVQHHLYDADETGLLGVARIAMGWPLTGVAAVITYFAIRTAQKALRAHSQV
- the ppgK gene encoding polyphosphate--glucose phosphotransferase, coding for MTASTNTGFGVDVGGSGIKGGLVDLDTGELIGDRFKLATPQPATPPAVAKTVAAVVREFGWTGKLGVTYPGVVTDGIVRTAANVDKGWIGTDAAQVISAELDGQPVTVLNDADAAGLAEEHYGAGKDNTGLIVLLTFGTGIGSAVIHNGVLLPNTEFGHLEVGGKEAEHRAASSVKERKEWSYQRWTEEVTKVLVVIENAIWPDLFIAGGGISRKADRWIPMLRNRTPVVPAALLNSAGIVGAAMASQGVHVQ
- a CDS encoding RNA polymerase sigma factor, producing MRASPNRKTERVYVAATKSPATEELTKPTAATKTPAKKAPAKAATKAPVKRAAKKAPAKKAAGSRAKKDESAEDVTLGEDVETEDLEVEPDDLEEVEIDDLDADDEPEDAEEEAETEEAGEAKAKPAKADEEIAEPSEKDKASGDFVWDEEESEALRQARKDAELTASADSVRAYLKQIGKVALLNAEEEVELAKRIEAGLYATQLMSEMAEKGEKLPAAQRRDMQWICRDGDRAKNHLLEANLRLVVSLAKRYTGRGMAFLDLIQEGNLGLIRAVEKFDYTKGYKFSTYATWWIRQAITRAMADQARTIRIPVHMVEVINKLGRIQRELLQDLGREPTPEELAKEMDITPEKVLEIQQYAREPISLDQTIGDEGDSQLGDFIEDSEAVVAVDAVSFTLLQDQLQSVLETLSEREAGVVRLRFGLTDGQPRTLDEIGQVYGVTRERIRQIESKTMSKLRHPSRSQVLRDYLD
- the dut gene encoding dUTP diphosphatase, with protein sequence MPTSLAVVRLDRELPMPSRAHDGDAGVDLFSAIDVELAPGHRSLVPTGIAVAIPHGMVGLIHPRSGLATRVGLSIVNTPGTVDAGYRGEIKVTLINLDPKEPIVVRRGDRIAQLLVQRVELPELVEVSSFDEAGLADTSRGAGGHGSSGGHSSL
- a CDS encoding nuclear transport factor 2 family protein, which encodes MSEQQDNMELVRKGYEAFSSGDIETVMALFDDDVEWVQPGNSTISGTYHGKGEVAQYLANLGAKSPTVTLSRLLADGDTVVALTDVAVGEEKGSNADVFTIRNGKTTRVEIHTDTALMERIYGTKQHAAH
- a CDS encoding DUF4193 domain-containing protein, with the protein product MATDYDAPRRTETDDVSEDSLEELKARRNEAQSAVVDVDESESAESFELPGADLSGEELTVRVVPKQADEFTCSSCFLVHHRSRLASEKNGQPICTDCAA
- a CDS encoding DUF3710 domain-containing protein encodes the protein MTDEAEDFDGPFDIEDFDDPESAKQARLDLGSVLVPMPAAGQVQVELTDQGVPSSVWIVTPNGRFTIAAYAAPKTAGLWREVAAELADSLRKDGAKVRIEDGQWGREVIGASTTAPQGQQPGVVRFIGVDGYRWMIRCVVNGLPDKVDALAAEAREALKDTVVRRGDTPLPVRTPLTVQLPEAMAAQLRAAAEQAQAQALAQAQAQGQLPPEPAARRSAEGSAMQQMRSTITGG
- the cei gene encoding envelope integrity protein Cei, which produces MVASITEGTAFDKHGRPFRRRNHVPVLCLFVVLALVTGVVWVVALNQSTEMQEAVACNPPPPPASDSTAAPVSLGRQVPPAEMADVMPARLADTKVQVLNASGQGGQAAEVSGALRDLGFAQPTAANDAVYANGRLECQGQIRFGESGKAAAAAVWLVAPCTELFLDGRPDDSVDLAVGTEFAEFSRSDDIDAMLAGLRPDATQPADAALLTKIHSATC
- a CDS encoding OB-fold nucleic acid binding domain-containing protein, producing the protein MATAEGYLRRLTRRLTEDPEKLDVEELSDEAAATGAQRAIDCRRGQEVVMVGTLRSVECNGKGCAGGVRAELFDGTDAVTLVWLGQRRIPGIESGRTLRVRGRIGKLDSGAKAIYNPLYEIQK
- a CDS encoding DUF3093 domain-containing protein, producing MSDTRATTQTVRYRERLRLPLWFWLPGLGLAALIATEVNMGVEGMPEWLPFAVLLPAAAAVLMWAGRAEIRVVADETTGDAKPAVELWAGQAHLPVSVIARSAEVPRSAKSAALGRQLDPAAFVLHKAWVGPMVLIVLDDPDDPTPYWLVSCRHPDRVLAALRS
- a CDS encoding inositol monophosphatase family protein; its protein translation is MNDPVALRAVAVRLAEQAATFVRTRRAEVFGAGAQQADAIRTKSTPTDPVTVVDTETERLLRELLAEHRPGDQVLGEEEGGSAQAAPGVPVWVIDPIDGTVNFVYGIEAYAVSVGVQIDAVAVAGAVANAATGEIYSAALGHGATVTRDGVSTTLRVNDIDDLTMALVGTGFSYEAEQRSRQAAVLAGLLPTVRDVRRIGSCALDLCMVASGRLDAYFEDDVHVWDWAAGALIAAEAGAVVRLPAGGGSAGDALVAAAPGIAAALDAALRQTR